From the Streptomyces syringium genome, one window contains:
- the fhuB gene encoding Fe(3+)-hydroxamate ABC transporter permease FhuB, with protein MTLSHVGPPTSGPPEAPAEPRSEETADTPDAPEIHRPVSQEALPGRPHGRRTLLLVSASLVLAVLVTAALSLSIGAGEVGPGDVLNYLLGRNGARDSSRLSLVVGDLRIPRTLTALLVGAALGTAGCLLQAVTRNPLAETGLLGVNAGASLGVVFGITFLGAQNSYSYLLWAFGGAVLASALVLLIAGSRGGGSPMRLVLAGSALGATFGGVTSVLIVNSAETYDRFRFWVLGSLAGVEGFGELGRLVPVLAVGFVVALLVARPLSALALGDDLARGLGHRPSVIRVVVALAVTLLTASSVALVGPISFLGLLAGFLARAVTGPRLTAQILLAGLIGAGVLTGADVLARVVSRPFEAPVAVIIALFGAPVLIAIVRSKRLGAMGMTDPATAEGGQRAGRASLARRLIERLPERHRSESFVVRRGSLSVLVPRRATLASLFLAALLVAAVVLSAYAGQSEMGIGRTFNAVFGSGDRFDVLLVQKFRLGRIIAGLAAGAALGLAGLLTQTLARNRLATPELLGVNDGATAAVLLSVTFSATGTFGAWWAGPLGALAAVLVVTAVSGGLGQRGYRVLVVGLAMSALASAVTQVVLSRRSLNSASSLYVWTSGSLNGRGYSVAVPVLIGLAVLVPLALVVARQLNVLRFDDSTASSLGANPARVRMICLLLAVGLAGLAVGICGPVGFVALASPVIAGRLAGPLRVPVLGSMLTGAVLIVLADTVGRIIFDGTEVPVGIVTTVLGGPFLLWVLLGRSSAARV; from the coding sequence ATGACTCTGTCGCACGTGGGCCCCCCGACCTCGGGCCCCCCGGAGGCCCCCGCGGAACCGCGGTCCGAGGAGACCGCGGACACCCCGGACGCCCCGGAGATACACCGCCCCGTCAGCCAGGAGGCGCTGCCCGGCCGTCCGCACGGGCGGCGGACCCTGCTGCTCGTGTCCGCCTCGCTCGTCCTGGCCGTCCTCGTGACCGCCGCCCTCTCGCTGTCCATCGGCGCGGGCGAGGTCGGTCCCGGTGACGTCCTGAACTACCTCCTGGGGCGGAACGGCGCGCGCGACAGCTCCCGTCTCTCCCTCGTCGTGGGGGACCTGCGCATCCCCCGCACCCTGACCGCGCTGCTCGTCGGCGCGGCGCTCGGCACCGCCGGCTGTCTCCTCCAGGCCGTCACCCGCAATCCGCTCGCCGAGACCGGGCTGCTCGGAGTGAACGCCGGGGCCTCGCTCGGTGTCGTCTTCGGCATCACCTTCCTGGGCGCGCAGAACAGCTACAGCTATCTGCTGTGGGCCTTCGGCGGCGCCGTCCTCGCCAGCGCGCTCGTCCTGCTCATCGCCGGCAGCCGGGGCGGCGGGTCACCGATGCGGCTGGTCCTCGCCGGGTCCGCCCTGGGCGCCACGTTCGGCGGCGTCACCAGCGTGCTGATCGTCAACTCCGCCGAGACCTACGACCGGTTCCGCTTCTGGGTGCTGGGCTCGCTGGCCGGCGTCGAGGGCTTCGGCGAACTCGGCCGTCTCGTCCCCGTGCTGGCCGTCGGCTTCGTCGTGGCGCTGCTCGTCGCCCGCCCGCTGTCCGCCCTGGCGCTGGGCGACGACCTGGCCCGTGGCCTCGGCCACCGTCCCTCCGTCATCCGCGTCGTCGTCGCCCTGGCGGTCACCCTCCTCACCGCCTCGTCGGTGGCGCTCGTCGGCCCCATCTCCTTCCTGGGCCTGCTCGCCGGGTTCCTCGCACGGGCCGTCACCGGCCCCCGGCTCACGGCGCAGATCCTGCTCGCCGGGCTCATCGGCGCCGGTGTCCTGACCGGTGCCGACGTGCTGGCCCGGGTCGTCTCCCGGCCCTTCGAGGCTCCCGTCGCCGTGATCATCGCGCTCTTCGGCGCCCCCGTCCTCATCGCCATCGTCCGCTCCAAGCGGCTGGGCGCGATGGGCATGACGGACCCGGCCACCGCCGAGGGCGGGCAGCGCGCCGGGCGCGCCTCCCTCGCCCGGCGGCTGATCGAGCGGCTGCCGGAGCGGCACCGCAGCGAGAGCTTCGTCGTGCGCCGCGGGTCGCTGTCCGTGCTGGTGCCGCGCCGGGCGACGCTCGCCTCGCTGTTCCTGGCGGCCCTGCTGGTGGCGGCCGTGGTGCTCTCCGCGTACGCCGGACAGAGCGAGATGGGCATCGGCCGCACCTTCAACGCGGTCTTCGGCTCGGGCGACCGCTTCGACGTGCTGCTGGTACAGAAGTTCCGGCTCGGCCGGATCATCGCCGGGCTCGCCGCCGGAGCCGCCCTCGGACTCGCCGGCCTGCTGACCCAGACCCTCGCCCGGAACCGGCTCGCCACCCCCGAGCTGCTCGGGGTCAACGACGGCGCCACGGCGGCCGTGCTGCTGTCGGTGACCTTCAGCGCCACCGGCACGTTCGGCGCCTGGTGGGCGGGGCCGCTCGGCGCGCTCGCCGCGGTACTCGTCGTCACCGCCGTCTCCGGCGGCCTCGGCCAGCGCGGCTACCGCGTCCTCGTCGTGGGTCTCGCCATGTCGGCGCTCGCCTCCGCCGTCACCCAGGTCGTGCTCTCCCGCCGTTCGCTGAACTCGGCCAGCTCGCTGTACGTGTGGACCTCCGGCAGCCTCAACGGCCGCGGCTACTCCGTCGCCGTCCCCGTGCTCATCGGCCTGGCCGTGCTGGTGCCGCTCGCCCTCGTCGTCGCCCGCCAGCTGAACGTGCTGCGCTTCGACGACTCCACCGCCTCGTCCCTCGGCGCGAACCCCGCCCGGGTGCGGATGATCTGTCTGCTCCTCGCGGTGGGCCTGGCCGGCCTGGCCGTCGGCATCTGCGGGCCGGTCGGCTTCGTCGCCCTCGCCTCCCCGGTCATCGCCGGACGGCTCGCCGGGCCCCTGCGGGTGCCCGTGCTGGGATCGATGCTGACGGGCGCCGTGCTGATCGTCCTCGCCGACACGGTCGGCCGGATCATCTTCGACGGCACGGAGGTGCCGGTCGGCATCGTCACGACCGTTCTCGGCGGACCGTTCCTGCTGTGGGTGCTCCTGGGACGGTCGTCGGCCGCACGGGTGTAA